From a single Fusarium fujikuroi IMI 58289 draft genome, chromosome FFUJ_chr03 genomic region:
- a CDS encoding related to allantoate permease, translated as MSDEKEMSKAGEHHEQVGISQELSDALSNYTPGSPEEKKLVRKIDLFLMPILWIMYILNYVDRTNIGNAKIAGMGDDLKLTDEMYAWVLSIFFFGYLICEVPSNMILSRSRPSLFLPGIMIVWGSLCTVMSVSKNYGTMLAFRFILGCIESGFFPGVLYLLSSWYTRAELGKRFAIFYAAAVLSGAFGGLLAGGITSGLHDAHGISGWRWLFIVEGVATVGVGIIACFVLLDYPHNSKRLSQQERQLAQIRIVADGLASTSSLSGRLTHWQAFVAAISDPRTYIFIVLFMLDVGAGTISYFIPTITKTLGYSSVKAQYMTVPIYAVATVVLIFVAWSSDRHIERRWHITSALVLGCVGSVVCAAVQSPIVRYVMICLVASGIWSALPLILSWASATVSLPPEKRAIVLALVNAFGNFSSVYGSRIWPTRDSPAYHIGFGVTAAFLGAGAILASVLPLLCKITAHQGTAAERAVLSGLQTEERNATGSEAASAK; from the exons ATGAGCGACGAGAAAGAAATGTCCAAGGCTGGTGAGCATCATGAGCAAGTCGGCATCTCGCAAGAGCTGTCCGACGCTCTAAGCAACTACACCCCTGGCAGccctgaagagaagaagctcgtcAGGAAGATCGACCTCTTCCTGATGCCTATCTTATGGATTATGTACATCCTGAACTACGTTGACCGCACAAACATT GGTAACGCAAAGATTGCCGGTATGGGCGACGATCTAAAGCTCACAGATGAGATGTACGCCTGGgttctctccatcttcttcttcggctACCTCATTTGCGAAGTCCCCTCCAACATGATCCTCTCCCGCAGTCGGCCCTCGCTCTTCCTCCCCGGCATCATGATCGTCTGGGGCTCTCTGTGCACCGTCATGTCCGTGAGCAAGAATTACGGCACCATGCTCGCCTTCCGTTTTATCCTCGGCTGTATCGAGTCTGGCTTCTTCCCCGGTGTCTTGTACCTTTTAAGTTCGTGGTATACGCGTGCTGAGCTAGGCAAGCGGTTTGCCATATTCTACGCTGCTGCGGTTCTCTCAGGTGCTTTTGGTGGTCTTCTTGCTGGTGGTATTACGTCTGGTCTCCATGATGCTCATGGTATCTCTGGTTGGCGCTGGCTGTTCATCGTTGAGGGTGTAGCCACGGTTGGTGTCGGTATTATTGCTTGCTTTGTGTTGCTTGACTATCCTCACAACTCAAAGCGGCTCAGCCAGCAGGAGCGTCAACTGGCTCAGATTCGCATCGTGGCTGATGGTCTTGCCTCGACGAGCAGTCTTAGCGGTCGACTCACTCATTGGCAAGCCTTTGTTGCTGCTATTTCTGATCCCCGAACCTACATCTTCATTGTCCTCTTCATGCTCGATGTCGGCGCAGGAACAATCTCCTACTTCATCCCGACAATCACAAAGACGCTTGGTTACAGCTCCGTCAAAGCTCAGTACATGACGGTGCCCATCTACGCCGTTGCTACTGTAGTGCTTATCTTTGTCGCCTGGTCCTCCGATCGCCACATTGAGCGCCGCTGGCACATTACATCAGCACTCGTCCTCGGATGCGTCGGCAGCGTCGTCTGCGCGGCTGTGCAGAGCCCCATCGTGCGGTACGTGATGATTTGCTTGGTGGCTTCTGGAATCTGGTCAGCACTCCCTTTGATTCTCTCGTGGGCCAGCGCAACCGTGAGCTTGCCTCCCGAGAAGCGCGCCATCGTCCTTGCGCTCGTCAACGCTTTCGGAAATTTCTCCAGTGTCTATGGAAGTCGAATCTGGCCTACAAGGGACTCACCAGCGTATCACATTGGATTTGGCGTCACTGCTGCTTTCCTCGGAGCGGGTGCGATTCTAGCCTCTGTTTTGCCTCTACTGTGCAAGATTACCGCTCACCAGGGCACAGCTGCTGAAAGGGCTGTTCTTTCTGGTCTACAGACTGAGGAACGAAATGCGACTGGTAGTGAGGCGGCATCGGCCAAGtga
- a CDS encoding related to Transcriptional activator of proteases prtT — translation MKRTRTGLEADEYGPGEASDSAIRGSKVSRKIRACQQCHTRKIRCVTNEGAPKCIRCTKNGFECVVNKNLQDLLEGEYDWKKAMEQQMESMRASMVDMKAKLDNLQSTQQQMALATTSPETVSRLSAPTPHLTAMTRENSPDTHSASKDDGAIVDAPMVSLFRATKLRNIRSDPSRDGRAALDRHRQPDFISQGRITLAEAQSLFAVFQGTLNAYLWGGVALVHATLSSARESSSLLVAAILAVAALHTQDDGQSFDRCYVVFAELASQAMFQRYHTLDDIRGLCIGAFWLSDLSWKLSGLAVRIATELNIHQHCARALRGETSHCEKARLWYLLYVCDHHFSIAYGRPPVIAEDVTLINHEGFLALPGAKGSDVRLHSQVSIFIILSRTYRTFGLDRSRVVANDEFDAIRRYNGELGHWKQTWEARLGELACDPQIGDYPRKGVVLHYHFARLLLFSVCLQGLQPTDDYLISLERQDFINTAVESACAALRLILEDSDMRRAVVGVPLYLLTTIAYSSIFLIKVCSSWRAVVVHLSVEDVVNLVGPIISMLNATQAYARHVAHYIGQGLSTMLDRLKSGESANEVLMPQNGSNRTWEVPQDSRPVQQQDWDLSYSWMMGDQLGMGLEYYPGDLLGIIGSQMAE, via the exons ATGAAACGAACCCGCACTGGCCTGGAAGCGGATGAGTACGGGCCTGGGGAGGCTTCGGACTCTGCTATTCGCGGATCCAAAGTCTCGAGAAAGATACGAGCCT GCCAGCAATGCCATACACGCAAGATTCGCTGCGTTACAAACGAAGGGGCCCCCAAGTGCATACGCTGCACCAAGAATGGCTTTGAATGCGTCGTGAACAAGAATCTACAAGATCTGTTGGAGGGGGAATATGACTGGAAAAAGGCCATGGAGCAACAGATGGAGTCCATGCGTGCGTCCATGGTAGACATGAAGGCGAAGCTCGACAACCTGCAATCGACTCAGCAACAAATGGCACTCGCGACCACGTCCCCTGAGACGGTCTCCCGTCTCTCAGCTCCAACGCCTCATTTGACTGCCATGACGAGAGAGAACTCTCCCGATACCCATAGCGCATCTAAAGACGATGGTGCCATTGTAGATGCCCCTATGGTGAGTCTCTTTCGAGCGACGAAACTACGCAACATCAGAAGCGATCCCAGTCGTGATGGTAGAGCTGCCCTGGACCGCCACCGCCAACCGGACTTCATCTCTCAAGGACGAATCACTCTTGCAGAGGCGCAAAGTCTCTTTGCTGTATTCCAAGGCACCCTCAACGCTTATCTCTGGGGCGGTGTCGCCCTCGTCCACGCTACTCTCTCATCAGCCAGGGAATCATCCTCACTCCTCGTCGCAGCAATCTTAGCCGTAGCCGCCCTCCACACCCAAGACGATGGCCAGAGCTTCGACCGCTGCTACGTCGTGTTTGCCGAGCTCGCCAGCCAGGCCATGTTCCAGCGATACCATACTCTCGACGATATCCGTGGTCTCTGCATAGGTGCCTTCTGGCTCTCAGACCTAAGCTGGAAACTTTCCGGGCTTGCTGTGCGCATAGCTACAGAACTCAACATCCACCAGCATTGCGCCAGGGCTTTGCGTGGGGAGACTTCGCATTGCGAGAAAGCGAGACTGTGGTATCTACTATATGTTTGTGATCATCACTTCAGCATTGCGTACGGGAGACCGCCTGTCATAGCTGAGGACGTGACTCTGATCAACCATGAGGGATTCCTTGCTCTTCCTGGGGCAAAGGGTTCTGATGTGCGGCTTCATAGTCAGGTTAGCATATTCATCATCCTAAGCCGAACGTACAGGACGTTTGGTCTGGACAGATCACGGGTTGTTGCGaatgatgagtttgatgcgATACGTCGCTACAATGGCGAGTTGGGGCACTGGAAGCAGACTTGGGAGGCACGACTAGGTGAACTAG CGTGTGATCCGCAGATTGGCGATTATCCAAGGAAAGGAGTTGTGTTGCACTACCACTTCGCCCGACTTCTTCTATTCTCCGTCTGTCTGCAGGGTCTCCAACCAACCGACGACTATCTCATATCTCTTGAGAGACAAGACTTTATCAACACAGCCGTAGAAAGCGCATGTGCAGCACTGCGTTTAATCCTAGAAGACTCTGATATGCGCCGCGCCGTCGTGGGAGTTCCCTTGTACCTCCTCACCACGATCGCGTACTCGTCAATCTTTCTTATCAAAGTCTGTTCGTCGTGGCGGGCTGTTGTGGTACATCTCTCTGTAGAAGATGTGGTCAATCTCGTCGGCCCCATCATATCTATGCTCAATGCGACACAAGCATACGCAAGACATGTAGCGCATTACATTGGGCAGGGTCTTAGTACCATGCTCGACAGGCTCAAATCGGGAGAGTCGGCGAACGAGGTGCTCATGCCGCAAAATGGTAGCAACAGGACGTGGGAGGTACCGCAAGACTCGCGACCAGTCCAGCAACAGGATTGGGATCTGAGCTACAGTTGGATGATGGGGGATCAGCTTGGGATGGGACTAGAATACTATCCGGGAGACTTGCTTGGGATCATTGGATCGCAAATGGCAGAGTAA
- a CDS encoding related to YRO2 protein codes for MEAYKTHGGVSPIPTVVPEPTHYQTIGHNGVRALWVLFVAMTVVSAIFALLSWNVAVQRRIFYFLTTLTTIISALAYFAMASGQTSYFNCTSVRDHHKHVPDTHHDVCRQVFWARYVDWTLSTPLLVVELCLLAGVDGAHTIFAVIANVIFVLAGAFSAVGHANTAQKWGWYAISVIAFVFTIWHVAVPGSRTSRARGTKIARLFGSISVASLILWLVYLVVWGAAGGAWKVKVGTEVVIYAVLDVLTKAVLGLWIITATRQNRDTTPEIGGYWTNGAGAEGTIRVGDDEDGA; via the exons ATGGAGGCTTACAAGACTCATGGAGGGGTTTCTCCCATTCCCACCGTCGTTC CTGAACCGACTCACTACCAAACCATCGGCCACAATGGCGTGCGCGCTCTATGGGTTCTCTTCGTCGCAATGACAGTCGTGTCTGCCATTTTCGCCCTGCTATCATGGAACGTCGCCGTTCAGCGTCGCATCTTTTACTTCCTCACAActctcaccaccatcatctctGCCCTCGCCTACTTCGCTATGGCGTCTGGGCAGACATCGTACTTCAACTGTACCAGCGTGAGGGATCACCACAAGCATGTTCCTGACACGCACCATGATGTCTGTCGTCAGGTCTTCTGGGCCCGATATGTCGACTGGACGCTCTCTACACCACTGCTCGTCGTGGAGCTTTGTCTCCtcgctggtgttgatggtgcGCATACCATCTTTGCCGTCATTGCCAATGTGATCTTTGTTCTCGCGGGTGCTTTCTCCGCTGTTGGACATGCCAACACTGCTCAGAAGTGGGGATGGTATGCTATCAGCGTCATCGCCTTTGTCTTCACCATCTGGCACGTCGCTGTTCCCGGCTCCCGAACCTCTCGTGCCCGAGGCACCAAGATCGCTCGCCTCTTTGGCTCTATCTCAGTCGCTTCTCTGATCCTCTGGCTCGTCTATCTTGT TGTCTGGGGTGCTGCTGGTGGCGCCTGGAAGGTTAAGGTCGGCACCGAGGTCGTCATCTACGCCGTCCTCGACGTCCTCACCAAGGCTGTTCTCGGTCTTTGGATCATCACTGCTACGCGACAGAACCGCGACACTACTCCCGAAATTGGAGGTTACTGGACTAACGGCGCTGGTGCTGAGGGTACCATTCGCGttggcgatgacgaggatggagcTTAA